The following nucleotide sequence is from Streptomyces bathyalis.
CGACGAGGACGGCGTGAAGCTGGACACCAGCGGGTACCGGCTGCTGGTCAACCCCACCGGCCGCTTCGAGATCGGCGGCCCGATGGGCGACGCCGGTCTGACCGGCCGCAAGATCATCGTCGACACCTACGGTGGCTATGCCCGCCACGGTGGCGGCGCCTTCTCCGGCAAGGACCCGTCCAAGGTCGACCGCTCGGCTGCGTACGCGACGCGCTGGGTGGCGAAGAACGTCGTCGCTGCCGAGCTGGCCACCCGCTGCGAGGTCCAGGTCGCCTACGCGATCGGCAAGGCCGAGCCGGTGGGTGTCTTCGTCGAGACCTTCGGCACCGCCGCCGTCGACGTGGAGAAGATCGAGGCAGCGATCAGCGAGGTCTTCGACCTCCGCCCGGCCGCGATCATCCGCGACCTGGACCTGCTCCGTCCGATCTACGCCCAGACCGCGGCGTACGGCCACTTCGGCCGTGAGCTGCCGGACTTCACCTGGGAGCGCACCGACCGCGTCGACGCGCTGCGCAAGGCCGCCGGGCTGTAACAGGCCGGCTCGCGCCACCGCGCACGGACTCACGGGCCCGGCCGCCCTCAGGGGGTGGCCGGGCCTCGTCGTATGCGGTTGCGCGGACAGCGTGCTCCTTCCAGCCGCCCTGTCCCTGCCGTCTGCTATGACTGAACGCTGTGAGCAGCGACAACGGGCAGGGGGAGTCCTCCGGCGAGGCGCCGGAGCAGCTTGCGCTGCTGCGGGAGACCGTACGGAAGCGCAAGTCCCCGAAGGCGAAGCCGCGCACGTGGCGCGGTGCGCAGCTCGCCGGCGAGCTGCCCGTGGCGCGCGTGCTGGTCGACAAGGGGCTCGTCCATCTCGACCGGTACTTCGACTACGCGGTGCCCGCCGCGATGGACGAGGAGGCCCAGCCCGGCGTGCGGGTGCGGGTGCGCTTCGGTGCCGGTGAGAAGGAGGGTCGGCGCGAGGGCGGCAGGCTGATCAATGGGTTCATCGTGGAGCGGGTGGCGCACAGCGACTATCCGGGCGCCCTCGCCCCCATCGCGCAGGTGCTCTCCCCGGAGCGTGTGCTCACGCCTCAGCTGCTGCGCCTGTGCCGTGCCGTCGCGGACAGGTACGCCGGGTCGCTCGCGGACGTCGTGCAGCTGGCGGTGCCTCCGCGCATGGCGCGCGCGGAGAAGCGTCCGTCGCCCGAGCCGCAGCCTCCGCCGGAGCCGCCGGTGCCCGGGACCTGGGAGCGGTACGCGGAGGGCCCGGGATATCTGACGGCCCTGGCCGGCGGGGGAACCCCTCGCGCCGTATGGACGGCGCTGCCCGGCCCGCACTGGCCCGAGGAGCTGGCGCGCGCGGTCGTGGCCGCGCTCGCCTCCGGGCGGGGCGCCCTGGCGGTGCTGCCCGACGGGCGTGCGGCGCAGCGTGTCGACGCCGCGCTCACCTCGCTGCTCGGTGACGGGCACCACGTGCTGCTGACCGCCGAGGCGGGCCCCGAGGAGCGCTACACGCGCTGGCTTGCGGTCAAGCGCGGATCGGTCCGCGCCGTGGTGGGGACGCGGGCGGCCATGTTCGCGCCGGTCCGCGATCTGGGCCTTGCCGTCCTGTGGGACGACGGGGACGCCGCCCTCAGCGACGACCACGCACCCCAGCCGCACGCCCGCGAGGTGCTGCTCCAGCGCGCCGTCACCGAGCAGACGGGCTTCCTGCTCGGCGGGCACAGCTGCACGGTCGAGGCGGCTCAGATCGTCGAGTCCGGGTGGGCGAGGCCGATCGAGGCCGGCCGGGAGACCCTGCGGAGGGCGGCGCCGCTGATCCGCACGGTCGGCGAGTTCGATGAGGCACGTGATCCCGCCGCGCGTACGGCGCGGCTGCCGAGCATCGCCTGGTCCACGGCCCGTGACGCCCTGCAGCGCGGGCCGGTACTGGTGCAGGTGCCGCGGCGCGGCTACGTACCGAGGCTTTCGTGCGAGCAGTGCCGCGCCCCCGCCAGATGTGCTCACTGCTCGGGTCCGCTGGAGGCGCCGGAGGAGGGTGCCGTGCTGCGCTGCGGCTGGTGCGCCCGCGAGGCTCCCGACTGGCACTGCGCCCAGTGCGGCGGTACCCGGGTACGCGGCCGGGTCTTCGGCGCCCGGCGCACCGCTGAGGAACTGGGGCGGGCTTTTCCCTCGGTGCCGGTGCGCACCTCCGGGCGTGACCACGTGCTGGAGAGCGTCCCCGCCTCTCCGGCGATCGTCGTCTCCACGCCGGGTGCGGAGCCCGTCGCGGAGGGCCCCGGCTATGCGGCGGCGCTGCTGCTGGACGCCTGGGCGCTGCTGGGACGTCCCGATCTGCGGGCCGGGGAAGAGGCGCTGCGCAGATGGCTGTCGGCCGCGGCGCTCGTACGGCCGGGCGGCGAGGGCGACGACGGTGACGGCACGGTGCTGGTCGTGGCCGAGCCCACGCTGCGGCCGGTGCAGGCCCTCGTGCGCTGGGATCCGGCGGGCTTCGCGGTGCGTGAACTCGCGGATCGAGCGGAGCTGGGCTTTCCCCCGGTCTCGCGGATGGCGGCGGTCAGCGGGCGGCCGGAGGCCGTGGCCGGGCTGCTGTCCCAGGCCCGGCTCCCCGGCGACGCCGAGGTGCTGGGCCCGGTGCCGGTTGCCGTGATCGAACCCGGCAGGCCGCGCCGTCCCGGTGATCCGCCGGTGGGCGAGGAGTGGGTGCGTGCGCTGGTGCGGGTGCCCCAGGGCTCGGGCGCGGCGATGGCGTCGGCGCTGAAGACGGCGCACGTGGCGCGGCTGACGCGGCGTGAGGGGACGCCGGTGTGGATCCGCGTGGACCCGCAGGACATCGGCTGAAGCGCTGCGGCACCGGGTTCCCGTCGACGCGGGCGGACATCACACCGCCCGGTGGCGTTCGGAACGCCACCGGGCGGCGGAGCAACGGCCGTGGAGGAGTCAGCCGTTGCGGGGGCCAGGGAGGGCCCCCGGTCTGTGGTCGCGGTCGCGGCCGGGCTGGCCGGGTACAGGACGCGACGCGGGCAGCGCGCCCGCGGCGGGCCGGGACGCCGCAGCGGGAGGCGCGGCGGCAGCCGCGGGAAGGACGTTCCCGTTTCCAGATGGGCCCGGCAGCGCCGGTACCGGGCCGGACGCGGTGGACTCGTCGGCGGACTGCCCGCCCGCGTCGGCCAGTTCGCGTGAGGTGTTGCGGCGCGATCCGTAACGGCGGTGCACCGCCTGCTTGGTGACTCCGAGCGCGGAGCCCACCGCGTCCCATGAGAATCCCAGCGACCGGTCGAAGTCCACAGCGGCGGTGACCAGCGTCTCCACGCTGTCCCGCAGTTCCTGGGCGAGCCGCACCGTGGGGGCGGGAGCACGTCCGTAGACGACGAAGCCCGCGGACGGGGCGGACCGCCGCGGGCGGTAGACATTGCCGAGTTGGGCGGTGAGGGTACGCAGCGCGTCCACCTGGCGGCGGACCCGCTCGATGTCCCGCACCAGAAGGTGCAGGCTGGCCCTCGCCTGGGCGTCGTGGGTTGCGTGGTCGGCCATGAACAAGCCTCTCGAACCATCTTGCAGAGGATAGGAGCCGCGGAACGGCTCGTTTCGGTCAATATGACTTGACCAACGCGGTAACAGTGGCCTGGGTCACGCCCGGGGGCGGTGTGGTTGGCAGGGCAGGGTTGCGCGGCGGCCCGTACGCCCCCTCGGGCGGGGCAATGTGACGGAACGTGAGGACCGTAGACTGGCGCGTCGTCGTCCGCGACCGCGCAATACGCGGCGCCGCTGCTGAGTGAGAGGTGTTCCCCACCCATGAAGCTCGTCTTCGCAGGCACCCCCGAGGTCGCCGTGCCCGCGCTCGACGCACTGATCGCCTCGGAGCGGCACGAGGTGGCGGCCGTCGTGACGCGTCCGGACGCGCGCGCCGGACGGGGACGCCGGCTGGTGCCCAGCCCGGTCGCGCAGCGGGCCGAAGAGGCCGGCATCGAGATCCTCAAGCCGGCACGTCCACGGGACGAGGACTTCCTCGCCAGGCTGCGCGAGATCGGGCCGGACTGCTGCCCCGTCGTCGCGTACGGGGCGCTGCTGCCGCGCGCCGCGCTCGACGTGCCCGCCCGGGGCTGGGTCAACCTGCACTTCTCCCTGCTTCCCGCCTGGCGCGGCGCGGCGCCGGTGCAGCACGCGGTGCTGGCCGGCGACGACATGACCGGCGCGAGCACCTTCCTCATCGAGGAGGGCCTGGACTCGGGGCCGGTCTACGGGGTGATCACGGAGAAGGTGCGCGGGAGCGACACCAGCGGCGATCTGCTCACCCGGCTCGCCTTCGCGGGCGCCGGGCTGCTGGCCGCCACCATGGACGGCATCGAGGACGGCACGCTGCGTGCCGAGCCGCAGCCCGAGGAAGGCGTCTCGCTCGCGCCCAAGCTGAACGTCGAGGACGCCCAAGTGGACTGGACGGCGCCGGCGTTGCGCGTGGACCGTCTCGTACGGGGCTGCACCCCGGCGCCCGGAGCGTGGACGCTCTTCCGGGGCGAGCGGCTGAAGATCCGTTCGCTGACGCAGCACCCGGAGCACCCCGTTCCCGGTGAGAGCGACCCGGGCCCCGGCGAACTGCGCGCGAACAAGAACTCCGTGTGGGCGGGCACCGGTTCGCACCCCGTCGAACTGCTGTGGGTGCAGCCCCAGGGCAAGAAGCCGATGAAGGCTGCCGACTGGGCGCGCGGTGTACGAGTCGTCGAGGGCGAGCGCCTGGGGGAGTAGCGGCCGGGGTGCCGGTACGCCGCACACGCACCGGCACCGGGGGCCGCAGCCACCGGTCCCGGGAGTCCGCGGCTGCTCTCGCGCTCCGGTGCCGTGTCTCCGCGCACGGATGCGGGCGTACGCTGGGAGAACACCCGCCGGCACCCACGGCATGTGAACGCCGGCCGCACGGCCGGACACCTCGTCATCGCAGTCCCGGAGCACCTTTCCTGTGAGCAACAGCCCGCGCCGTCCCTCCAAGCCCTACCGCCGCCCCCGCAAGGACCCCGTCCGCATACTGGCCTTCGAGGCGCTGCGCGCGGTCGACGAGCGCGACGCCTACGCGAATCTCGTGCTGCCGCCGCTGCTGGACAAGGCCCGCGCCAAGGGGGAGTTCGACGCCCGGGACGCGGCGCTGGCCACCGAGCTGGTCTACGGAACGCTGCGGTGGCAGGGCACCTACGACGCGATCATCGCCGAATGCGTCGACCGGCCGCTGCGCGAGGTCGATCCTCCTGTACTGGACGTGCTCTCCCTCGGTGCCCACCAGTTGCTGGGCACCCGCATCCCCACGCATGCCGGGGTGAGCGCCACGGTCGAACTCGCCCGTGTGGTGCTGGGCGACGGGCGCGCCAAGTTCGTCAACGCCGTGCTCCGCAAGGTCGCCGCCGACGACCTGGCCGGCTGGCTGGACAAGGTCGCGCCCCCGTACGACGAGGACCCCGAGGAGCATCTGGGCATCCGCCATGCGCACCCCCGATGGGTCGTCTCGGCGCTGTGGGACGCGCTCGGCGGCGGCAGCGCGGGCATGGAGGAGTTGCTCGAGGCGGACAACGAGCGGCCCGAGGTCACGCTCGTCGCCCGCCCCGGCCGGTCCATCGCAGACGAGCTGCTCACCGGCGACGCCGTACCCGGACGCTGGTCGCCGTACGCCGTGCGGCTCACCGAGGGCGGCGACCCCGGTGAGGTGGAGGCCGTGCGGGAAGGGCGCGCCGGCGTGCAGGACGAGGGCAGCCAGCTGGTCGCGCTCGCGCTCGCGGCCGCCCCGCTGGAGCCGGCCGCCGGACGGACCGGGGGAGCGGAAGCGAAGGTCCGGGACGAGCTGTGGCTGGACGGGTGCGCCGGGCCCGGCGGCAAGGCGGCGCTCCTCGCCGCCCTGGCCGCGCAGCGAGGGGCGCGGCTGGTGGCCGCCGAGAAGCAGCCCCACCGCGCGGGGCTCGTGGGCCGCGCGCTGGAAGGCAACCCGGGACCGTACGCCGTGGTCACCGCCGACGCCACCCGTCCCGCCTGGCGGCCCGGCACGTTCGACCGGGTGCTGGTCGACGTCCCGTGCACCGGCCTGGGCGCCCTGCGCCGCCGCCCCGAGGCGCGGTGGCGGCGGCAGCCCGAGGACGTGCCCGGATTCGCACCGCTGCAACGGGACTTGCTGCGGCAGGCGTTGAACGCCGTGCGTCCCGGCGGCGTCGTCGGCTACGCGACGTGCTCCCCGCATCCGGCGGAGACCCGGGCCGTCGTCGACGACCTGGTCAAGGAAACCGGCGCCGAACTCCTCGACGCCCGGCCGCTGTTGCCGGAGATGCCCGGCCTGGGCGACGGACCCGACGTACAGCTCTGGCCGCATCTGCACGGCACCGACGCGATGTATCTGGCGCTCCTGCGTCCGGCCGCCGAGGGCGGGTGAGCGGCTGCGGGTTCCCGTGACGAGGCGCCGGTTCCCGATCCGATGCACCGACGTCTGACCGAAACGCTCGCGGCGGCGGTGAACGCCTTGCCGGAGCCGTGACGACGATGTTCCCGGTGCACGCCATCGGTTTGAGCAACCCGGCCTACCGGGACCGGCCGACCACACCTTCGCCGGTTTGCCCTGGTCGTCGTACGCGACCAGAGATCGGGCGACGACAGAGGGCAATCTTGCACCCATCGTGTGACAGGGCTCGTCCGGGAATCTCGACCCGTCGTCGCGGTTCCGGTTTCCCTTGGCTCAGTGCACAACGATGTTCGCCTAGTCCTCGGGCAGCGCACAGTGTCCAGGCTCCGTCACGCCTTCACCAACAGCTGCGCTAATTCCACGGCCCGGCGCGACCGTCTGCCGCGACAGCTCGGGACCATCCAGGAGCCCGGATGCGTCTTCGGCTCACGCGGCGGGTAGACCTTCTCGGGGGGTGCAGGCGTGGGAAACGTACCTCGCGGGTCGGTCGCGCTGGTCAAATAGTTGTCATGTCCTCGTCTATCGGTGTTGGGCAACTGGCATGGGGGGATCGAGTTGACGCTTCGCCACCAGACCGAGAACTTCGTCAACGCATCATGGCGGCTGGTTGGCCTCCGGGACGTGATCTACGAGGCTGTTGGGCTGCTGCTCACTGAGCTCAGTGACAAGGGCAGCATTGCCGGCGACGATGATGCCGGGCGTTTCTTCGCCGCGAAGTACAAGCCCGCGGTGCACGCTGTTTTCGATCGCTGTAGCTACGGGCACATCGTCATGGCTTCGGGAGCGCAGAAGCTGCTGGAGTCGGCGGAGAATTTTCTGAGGACCGAGAGCCGCATCGCAGCCGAGCTCTTGGGCGAGGGGCCGTTCACCCCGGGTATCGCGGCGCAGCCAGCCGGGCCAGACTGCACGCCCCGGGCCAGCCACAGCGCGGCAGACCTGCCTGACGTAGTTGGAGAGACGAGTTGGATCGACCGGTACCTCTTCAATCAACGCAACCACGGTGCAGCCGAGAAGCTCAAGTCTGTCGCCGGGACGTGGCGGGCGGCGCGTCGGCTGCTGGAAGACGTGTACTGGGATGCGTACAGCGCTGGGCAAAGGGCCACGATGGACCAGGCCGGCGATACGGCAGATGCGGCGAAGCGCTTCTTCGCGAAGTACGTCGACAAGCATCCCCCGCCCAGCGACGTCAGTGAACACGAGACCTTATTCGCAAATCTGCCCACAGCGTGCAAGCTACTCGCCAATGCCTGTGACGCCTATGCGGACCACGTCGAGACCGCGCAACGTCGGGTCCCTGAGGAAGCGGACCCTGTCTTCGGGGAACGATTACCCATCTGGGAGGAGCCTGTCTTCGGAGGCCAAGGCCACGATGGCGGGCTGTACGAACTGGTGGCTGACGATGACCACATCAAGAAGCTCGATGGGATCCCACCTGCCTTGGGTGTCTCCCGAGGAAAGATCGAAGAGCCTCACCACGACCAGGGCTCGGGACCTTGGTTACCGATGTTGCCCATACCCACGGTTCGCGGCAGCGTCAGGGTCTTTCAAGCCGGCTTCAACAACGGGCTTGTACGGGTGCAGCCTGTCGCCCCTCCTAACCCACCGGACGCGAGGTTCCCTGCCCTCACGGCACCGCAGCAACAGAGGTTCAAGACTTGGCTTACGTCTCTACCCCAGAAGCCGTACACGGGTGGAAACCCTCAATCGAATGAGGCTTCCTACCAGATGCGTGTGTCAGGCTCACCGGAGTACGGAGTGCACATCCCCCGTGGTATTTCCGCCTCTAATCGGCTCATGGTGGATGGCATGCGCGACCGAGACGGTATGGCCGTCGAGGCAAAGTACGTGAAGAACGAAGGGAGGGACTGCTACCGCACCGTTGATGAGTTGAGGAGGGCACACCACGGAGAAAGCCGAAGGGACTTCATGTTCGAAAAGGACAGGGAGGAACTGGTCAAATACCAGGCTGCCGTCCAGCATCCGGGCAACAGTGAGATGCGGGGAGTGGAGACGGTGACGAACTACCGCGACGCCGTCCCCTATTGGCGCGTGATGATGGCCGCCTACGGGATCAAGGGGTACTCGCGTTACGTGCCGTAGCTAGGAGATTGAGAGCCACACTCCATGGATCCTGCCATTATTGCCCAGCAGCGCGTTATGTATCTCTTCTGTCCTGCCGAGGGTAATAGTTGGGGGCTAACCTTCGATGGCTTCACGACTGCCCTGCGAGAGCGCACACCGGAAGAATTCGTCCGGGTCAGGGAGCCACCGCCCGCCGACCCGGCCCCTCCTCGCAGCCCCCGGTTGGCCTTTGGATTCACCATCGGTGACGAGATTCTGGAGGGCTTCGCAAAGGAGCAGCCCGAAGGTGCAGCCATCCTGGACTCCGATGCTCATAGCGCAGCTGAATTCGCCCTCTGGATGTGCAACTGTGTCGTTCCAAGTGGGCTCTCTGTGACCTTCATTACCGAATGGGGAATCATGGAAGGCCTGCCATTCACGCTGCTCTCTGCCGATTCCCGAGACGCCATGGTCGCAGCCTTCGTTGATCACATCGAATCCACTGGCTATCTCCTTGATGAGTAGCCGCTTCAGCCTCCGGGCTCCGCACCGTGAATACGATGCTCTCTATCGCGATCCGGAGCGTGTTCCTGCTCCACCGAGCCGAAGGACTCCGCGACGCCGGACATTTTGATCGGGCAGCGGCCTCGGCGACGGAAGCCTTCCGTCTGGCGGACCGCATTCACGCTCCCCGATGCACGAGTCCGGTCCGGGGCCTCCGGCCGGCGTTCGGGCCCCACGCTGCTGTGGAAGGAGTGCCGGAGCCCCTCGAGTTGACCCGCGGGCACGGGCTTCCGGTCCTGGCGCGACGCCGGGATTGAAATCCCCCTCGATCAGGTAACCGGGCCGGGGAACGAACCCGCCGAGGTACCTGTTGAAGAGCGCAGTCAGGACCGAGGTACTCGAGAGGACTGGAACGTCATCATGCAGATCGATCTGGCGGGCCGCACGGCACTGGTCACCGGTTCCACTCAGGGGATCGGCGCCGCCATCGCCGCGGGGCTGGCCCGCTCCGGTGCCCGCGTGGGCATCAACGGCCGCTCGAAGGAGAGGGTGGACGAGAGCGCGCGGCGGCTTGCCCAGGAGGTACCCGGGGCGCGGACCGTGCCCGTGGTGGCCGATGTGACCACCGAGGACGGTGCACGGCAGGCCGCGGAGGCCCTGCCCGAGGTGGACATCCTCGTCAACAATCTCGGGATCTTCGGTCCGAAGGACCCCTTGGAGATCAGCGACGACGAGTGGCGCCGCTACTTCGACGTCAACGTGCTCTCCGGTATCCGGCTGACCCGGTTGTTCCTCCCCGGCATGGTCGAACGGGGCTGGGGGCGCGTCCAGTACATCGCCAGCGACTCCGCGGTGGTCGTGCCGGCGGAGATGATCCACTACGGGATGTCCAAGACGGCGCTCCTCTCGGTGAGCCGGGGCTTCGCCAAGCAGGCTGCGGGCAGCGGCGTCACGGTCAATTCCGTCATGGCGGGACCCACGCACACCGGTGGCGTGGAGGACTTCGTCTACGAGCTGGTCGACCGTGACGTGCCCTGGGAGGACGCGCAGCGCCGGTTCATGCGCGAGCACCGGCCGCAGTCGCTGCTGCAGCGGCTCATCGAGCCCGAGGAGATCACCAACATGGTCGTGTATCTCAGCTCCGAGCAGGCATCGGCCACGACCGGTGGTGCGCTGCGCGTCGACGGGGGATACGTCGACTCGATCCTGCCCTGATCCTCACCCCAGGACCGTTGTCAGGGCCTGCCGTCCGGGAGCGGGCCCCGGCAAGGAGCCGCGTCAGCGGCCCTCCCACTCGGGGGACCGCTTGTCGAGGAAGGCGGCGACGCCCTCACGGAAGTCGCGGCTGCCGTAGCAGAGTTCGTACAGGTCGTCGGCCTTGCCGGGCGCCGAGGCGCTGAGTACCCGCCGGTCGGCCTCCTTCAGCGCGGCCAGGGTCAGCGGTGCGCAGCCGGCGATGCGGGCGGTGAGCCCGTCGAGGTGCTCGTCCAATCCGTCGGCGTCGACGATCTGCGCCACCAGGCCCGCCTCGTACGCCTCCTGTGCGCTGATCAGCCGGGCGGTGAGCAGCGCGCGCAGAGTGCGGGCCCTGCCCAGGGACGCGTACAACCGCGCGATCACCGCAGGCGCGAGGCAGTTGCCGAGCGTGCGGGCAATGGGTGCGCCGAAGACGGAGTCGGGGGTGCACACGACGATGTCGCAGGAGACGGTCAGCGCCAGGCCGCCGCCGACGGCGGGACCCTCGACGGCGGCGATGACGGGCATCCGCAGGGCGGCCAGGCGTTCGACGGCACTCCCCACGCGCCGCTCGTACTCGACGCCGTCGCGGCCGGTGAAGCCGCGGAACTCCCGGATGTCCGTGCCCGCGGCGAGCGCCCGGCCGCCCGCTCCGCGCAGCACCGTCACGCGCACGTCGGAGGCGGCGTCGATCTCCTCGCACGCCTGGCGGAGCTGGTCGTACATCTCCAGCGTCAGGGCGTTGCGCTGCCGCGGGTTGGAGAGCGTGAGCCGCGCGACGGACGTGTCGGTGCCGGGCACCTTCTCCTCGCTCCAGCTGACGGACGGGGTCTCTTGCTCGACGCTCATGCGTCCCCCAGGAGTTCGTCGTTGTGTTCGCCGAGGAGCGGTGGATGGCGGCGCATCCGTGCCGGGGTGCGCCCCAGCTTTACGGGGAAGCCGAGGACGCGCTTCCTGCCGGACACGGGGTGCTCGTACTCCTCGACCATGCCGCGCGCTGTGGCATGCGGGTCCGGGTCGTCTCCGAGCAGCTGCTCGTAGTCCAGGATCGGCCCCGCGGGCACGCCCGCGTCGAGGAGCTTGGCGACGGTCTCGCTGGTGGTCTCGGCCGCCAGCCGTCCTTCGAGCATCGCGATCAGCTCCGCCCGGTGCTCCATGCGCGTGGGGTTGGTGACGAACCGTTCGTCCGCCACGAGGTGTTCGAGGCCGAGCGCGCCGCAAAGCCGCTCCCACAGGCGCTGGGTGTTGGCGGCGACGGTGACGTATCCGTCCGCGGTACGCACGGCTTGGTACGGGGCTGTCATCCGGTGCGCTGAGCCGAGGCGCCGGGGCGGACGTCCTGTGGAGAAGAACTCCGTGGACTCCCACACCGACATGGCCAGCACCGCTTCGTACAGTGAGGTCTCCAGGTACTGGCCCTCTCCGGTGCGCGTGCGGTGCACGTACGCGCCCAGGATGGCGACCGCGCACAGCATCCCGGCGCCGAGATCGCCCACGGGCAGGCCGCACTTGACCGGGGCCCCGTCTCCTTCGCCCGTGACGCTGAGGGCGCCGGCCATGCTCTGGGCGATGAGGTCGTATCCGGGACGTTGGGCGTAGGGGCCGTACTGCCCGAAGCCCGAGATCGACGCGTAGACGATGTCCGGCCTGGTCTTGCGTGCGGCCTCGTAGCCGACGCCCAGCCGGTCGGCGACTCCGGGACGGAAGTTCTCCACGACGACGTCCGCGTCCGCGACGAGTGTGTGGAAGTCCCGCTGCCCCTCATCGGAGCGCAGATCGAGGGCGACGCTGCGCTTGTTGCGGTTCAGCGCGTGGAAGGAGGCACTGTCGTGGCCGGGCGCCGGCGCGTCCCAGCCGCTGCGGGTCTGGTCGCCGGTGCCGGGCGGTTCGACCTTGATCACGTCCGCGCCGAGGTCGGCGAGGAGCATCGTGCAGTACGGGCCCGCCATCACCTGCGTGAGGTCGATGACGCGTACGCCTTCGAGGGCGCCCGTGTTCTGGCCTGTCGTCACTGCGGCGCCTCTCCTTCCGTGGCGGTCGCGGGGGACTCGTCCCCGGTGCCGCCGGTGGCCGGTGAACCGGTGAGCAGCGCGGCGCGCACCAGCTCGACGGGATGCCAGGCGTTGCGTTCCGTGCCGTGGAAGATCTGCTGCCGGCACGAGACCCCGCTCGCCGCGACGACGGTCCGGTCGCCCTCGGCGCTGATGGCGGGGAAGAGGCGGTCGCTGCCGACCGTCATGGACGTCTCGTAGTGCTCGGACTCGAAGCCGAACGAGCCGGCCATGCCGCAGCAGCCCGCGTCGAGTTCGACGACCTCGGCGCCGGGAATCCGCTTCAGCAGTTCGACGGTCGCCGCGGTGCCGACCTCGGCCTTCTGGTGGCAGTGGCCGTGGTAGAGGATGCGCCGGCTGGCGGGCCATGCGTCGGGCGCCAGCCGGAGCCGTCCGTCGTCGACGGCCTCGGTGAGCAGCTCCTCGACCTGGCGCACGCGGCCGGAGATGTCCGCGACCGCGGCGTCCTCCGGCAGCATGGCGCGGTGCTCGTCGCGGAGCGTCATCAGGCAGGAGGGTTCGCAGCCGACGACCGGTGAGCCGGCGGGAGAGTTCTCCGACAGCAGCCTCGTCAGCTTGCGGGCCTGGTCCTTCGCCTCGTCGAGCAGTCCCTTGGAGAAGGCGGACCGCCCGCAGCAGCCGCGCGACTCCAACGCGACGCGCCAGCCCGCCAGTTCGAGGAGTTCCACGGCGGCGCGGCCGATCCCGGGCTCGGTGTAGGTGGTGAAGGAGTCCGCGAGGTAGGTGACGGTGCCCTGGGATCCGGGCGGCACCGAGCCGGTCGCGGGCGCCGGCGCACCGGCCGCCTGGCCGCGCCGCCGGAACCAGCGCACGAGGTTGCCCCGCACGAAGACCGGCAGCGGCCGTGCCGGGGCGATGCCCAGCCACCGGTCCATGAGCCTGCGCAGGAACGGGATGCGTCCGGGGAGGTTGGAGAGGGGCGCCGTGGCCGAGCCCATCCGGTTCAGCGAGCGGATCGAGGCGAACACCCGTGATCTGCGGGGGATTCCGTGCTCGTCGTGGTGGTGGGCGAGCGACTCCGCCTTGAGGGTGGCCATGTCGACGCCGAGGGGGCACTCGCTCTTGCACGCCTTGCACATCAGGCACAGGTCGAGGACCTCATGGAGACGCTCGTCGCCCAGCGCACGGTGCGGGTCGGGTTCGGAGAGGGCCTTCACCAGGGCGTTGGCACGGCCGCGCGTGGAGTCCTCCTCCTTGAGCGTGGCCATGTACGAGGGGCACATGGTGCCCGCGTCGGCCTTGCGGCACAGCCCGA
It contains:
- a CDS encoding enoyl-CoA hydratase gives rise to the protein MSVEQETPSVSWSEEKVPGTDTSVARLTLSNPRQRNALTLEMYDQLRQACEEIDAASDVRVTVLRGAGGRALAAGTDIREFRGFTGRDGVEYERRVGSAVERLAALRMPVIAAVEGPAVGGGLALTVSCDIVVCTPDSVFGAPIARTLGNCLAPAVIARLYASLGRARTLRALLTARLISAQEAYEAGLVAQIVDADGLDEHLDGLTARIAGCAPLTLAALKEADRRVLSASAPGKADDLYELCYGSRDFREGVAAFLDKRSPEWEGR
- a CDS encoding CaiB/BaiF CoA transferase family protein, giving the protein MTTGQNTGALEGVRVIDLTQVMAGPYCTMLLADLGADVIKVEPPGTGDQTRSGWDAPAPGHDSASFHALNRNKRSVALDLRSDEGQRDFHTLVADADVVVENFRPGVADRLGVGYEAARKTRPDIVYASISGFGQYGPYAQRPGYDLIAQSMAGALSVTGEGDGAPVKCGLPVGDLGAGMLCAVAILGAYVHRTRTGEGQYLETSLYEAVLAMSVWESTEFFSTGRPPRRLGSAHRMTAPYQAVRTADGYVTVAANTQRLWERLCGALGLEHLVADERFVTNPTRMEHRAELIAMLEGRLAAETTSETVAKLLDAGVPAGPILDYEQLLGDDPDPHATARGMVEEYEHPVSGRKRVLGFPVKLGRTPARMRRHPPLLGEHNDELLGDA